In a single window of the Candidatus Krumholzibacteriia bacterium genome:
- the rpe gene encoding ribulose-phosphate 3-epimerase — MNWWSHLDPEKLSIAPSLLGGDLGALSSEAESVEAAGADLLHLDIMDGHFVPNLSFGPGVCAAISRSSSLPLDAHLMISNPGDLLEEYLRAGCHGITLHAEAVEDPLPLLREIRKLGGLPGLALNPDTELPGEDFPWEELDLLLIMSVFPGFCGQKFLPEVLEKAEKSRNLRESRGLNFAISMDGGLGKEQAASCRAAGVDILVAASAVLGAEDRKSAIQGIREASSGP; from the coding sequence TTGAACTGGTGGTCTCATCTGGATCCTGAGAAACTCTCCATTGCTCCTTCTCTTTTGGGGGGCGATCTGGGAGCCTTGTCTTCGGAAGCCGAGTCCGTGGAGGCTGCAGGAGCGGATCTCCTGCATCTCGACATCATGGACGGGCACTTCGTTCCCAACCTGAGTTTCGGCCCCGGAGTCTGTGCCGCGATTTCCCGGAGCAGTTCTCTTCCTCTGGACGCCCATCTCATGATATCGAATCCGGGAGACCTCCTGGAGGAATACCTTCGTGCGGGTTGTCATGGAATCACCCTCCATGCTGAGGCGGTGGAAGATCCGCTTCCTCTTCTTCGAGAGATTCGAAAGCTGGGGGGATTGCCCGGACTGGCCCTGAACCCCGATACGGAACTTCCCGGGGAGGATTTTCCCTGGGAGGAACTGGACCTGCTTCTGATTATGAGCGTGTTTCCCGGTTTTTGCGGGCAGAAGTTCCTGCCGGAAGTTCTGGAAAAAGCGGAAAAGTCCCGGAATCTGAGAGAGTCGAGGGGGCTGAATTTTGCGATTTCCATGGATGGGGGGCTGGGAAAGGAGCAGGCGGCCTCTTGTCGAGCTGCGGGCGTGGACATTCTGGTGGCCGCTTCTGCTGTCCT
- a CDS encoding PASTA domain-containing protein: MARKRVFLFPLTLILSLSLGYLLLDQVLHRVVRSSGSHPMPTLSGLPLEEANALCLEQGLVVELKAREYDARLPEGFVLRQSPAPGRQVKAGRRVKLTLSSGPEMILVPELRGESERQAVLSLEDRGLRPGDRLRVSGQIPAGQVLALRPPSGRRLPRGSRVDLLLSAGEETPVYLLPDFQGKSLLAVRELLSAASLPKPKVRFRSLPGRKSGKVLEQNPPAGSRIEKGDKLELVVSSGS, translated from the coding sequence ATGGCTAGGAAGCGAGTTTTTCTTTTTCCCCTCACACTCATTCTCTCTCTTTCACTGGGCTACCTGTTGCTCGACCAGGTGCTCCACCGTGTAGTCCGAAGTTCCGGTTCTCATCCCATGCCGACTCTTTCCGGGCTGCCTCTTGAAGAAGCCAATGCTCTTTGTTTGGAGCAGGGCCTGGTCGTGGAACTCAAGGCCAGAGAGTACGATGCTCGCCTGCCCGAGGGATTTGTGCTTCGCCAGTCTCCGGCTCCCGGGCGGCAGGTCAAGGCGGGCCGCAGGGTGAAACTGACACTCTCCTCCGGTCCCGAGATGATTCTGGTTCCGGAACTTCGGGGAGAGAGTGAAAGACAGGCAGTGCTCAGTCTGGAAGATCGCGGTCTTCGTCCCGGAGATCGCCTGAGGGTTTCGGGTCAAATCCCGGCCGGTCAGGTCCTGGCGCTTCGCCCTCCCTCGGGCCGGCGACTTCCCCGGGGAAGCCGTGTGGATCTTCTGCTCAGTGCGGGGGAGGAGACTCCTGTCTATCTCCTGCCTGACTTTCAGGGAAAAAGTCTTCTGGCAGTTCGGGAGCTACTCTCGGCTGCATCTTTGCCGAAGCCGAAAGTCCGATTTCGCTCGCTTCCCGGTCGGAAGTCCGGGAAAGTTCTGGAGCAGAACCCTCCGGCGGGAAGCCGGATCGAAAAGGGGGACAAACTTGAACTGGTGGTCTCATCTGGATCCTGA
- the rsmB gene encoding 16S rRNA (cytosine(967)-C(5))-methyltransferase RsmB, which translates to MKIAPVRRAALEFLREDRWLHAPDWDRFQERILDEFPLEDSRDRRLFTHLVSGSVRLKQRLDARLRRLTGRKKFDSAVLASLRLALYQLEESDRLPPHAIVHDAVEWVKQTGNQRLAAWVNAQLRNYLREGLPGRDPDPERSPLNYAVDVLSYPRWLARRWIGELGRERAHRVMDSMNGRSGITFRWNRRREGLEEFLRSLEEEGQNFLRPASSPFAFRCLGAVTPRVWEALEDGKLSVQDEAAQRVAPLLASAGGEIWADLCAAPGGKTGHLAELAMEEQRLIALDRSEVRMEKVLANLKRLGFSEVECLSEDLLEREPILSDGVLLDAPCSALGVLAENPDARWRKSEAQIVELVELQSRLLDRASQWLRPGGRLVYSVCTLSPEETRLQIEAFLERHPDFQLDAEEPGFLLWPDETGGSGSYAACFRRTHG; encoded by the coding sequence ATGAAGATCGCTCCGGTACGAAGGGCCGCACTGGAATTCCTTCGGGAGGATCGTTGGCTGCATGCTCCTGACTGGGACCGCTTTCAGGAGAGGATTCTGGATGAGTTTCCTCTGGAAGACAGTCGTGACCGGCGACTGTTCACCCATCTCGTTTCCGGTTCGGTTCGCCTGAAGCAGAGGTTGGACGCCCGCCTTCGCAGGCTCACAGGAAGAAAGAAGTTCGACTCTGCCGTTCTTGCCTCTCTGCGTTTGGCGCTCTATCAACTGGAGGAGAGCGACAGGCTCCCGCCCCATGCGATCGTGCATGATGCGGTGGAGTGGGTGAAACAGACCGGGAATCAAAGGCTGGCTGCCTGGGTCAATGCGCAATTGCGCAACTATCTTCGCGAGGGTCTCCCGGGTCGGGATCCGGATCCTGAACGCAGTCCCCTGAACTATGCCGTGGATGTGCTGAGCTATCCGCGCTGGCTGGCCCGGCGCTGGATCGGAGAACTGGGGCGGGAGCGCGCCCACAGAGTGATGGACTCCATGAACGGGCGAAGCGGCATCACCTTCCGATGGAATCGCAGGCGAGAAGGGCTGGAGGAATTTCTTCGCTCTCTGGAAGAAGAGGGCCAGAACTTCCTTCGACCTGCATCCAGTCCTTTTGCCTTTCGCTGTCTGGGCGCGGTGACCCCGCGTGTCTGGGAAGCTCTGGAAGACGGAAAGCTCTCCGTTCAGGATGAGGCAGCGCAAAGGGTGGCTCCGCTTCTGGCTTCAGCGGGGGGAGAGATCTGGGCAGACCTATGTGCCGCTCCCGGCGGGAAGACCGGACACCTTGCAGAGTTGGCTATGGAAGAGCAGCGTCTGATTGCTCTGGACCGCAGTGAAGTGCGCATGGAGAAAGTCCTTGCCAACCTGAAGCGGCTCGGATTTTCTGAAGTTGAATGCCTCAGTGAGGATCTTCTGGAAAGGGAACCGATTCTCTCTGATGGAGTATTGCTGGATGCTCCCTGCTCCGCTCTGGGAGTTCTTGCCGAGAATCCTGACGCTCGCTGGAGGAAATCAGAAGCACAGATCGTGGAACTTGTGGAATTGCAGTCCCGGCTTCTGGACCGCGCTTCCCAGTGGCTTCGCCCCGGAGGGCGGCTTGTTTATTCGGTTTGCACACTGAGTCCCGAGGAGACCCGCTTGCAGATAGAAGCATTTCTCGAACGTCACCCGGATTTTCAACTCGATGCAGAAGAACCCGGTTTCCTCCTCTGGCCTGATGAGACCGGCGGCTCCGGTTCCTACGCAGCTTGCTTCCGGAGGACGCATGGCTAG
- the fmt gene encoding methionyl-tRNA formyltransferase, protein MDSLRIVFLGTPELAIPCLEVLHGAQDVDLRLVVTPGDRRRGRGRAASPTPVGQRAGELGLPLLKWERGDRLSVEKAVRAEAPDLVIVLAFSRILKSTFLEIPRLACLNLHASLLPWGRGASPIQQAILEGLPRSGWTAMKMDEGLDTGEILEQHPLEIASRWTAGDLQEALKETSAGFLMEVLQKWRAGEIQSSPQKEEEATHCPKIPASAGAIDWNRNAVELERRIRAFDPAPGSWCRREGKRLGILNAEILSEDETTRPGEVLSASDEGLDVSCGKGVLRILHLRPEGRKAQAVADYLRGRPLAAGSILEQG, encoded by the coding sequence ATGGACTCTCTCCGTATTGTATTTTTGGGCACTCCCGAACTGGCGATTCCCTGCCTGGAGGTTCTCCACGGGGCGCAGGATGTGGACCTGCGGCTTGTGGTGACTCCGGGAGACCGCCGCAGGGGAAGAGGCCGTGCCGCAAGCCCGACGCCTGTGGGGCAGAGAGCCGGTGAACTGGGGCTTCCCCTCTTGAAGTGGGAACGCGGCGACCGGCTCAGCGTGGAAAAGGCTGTTCGGGCAGAAGCCCCGGATCTGGTGATTGTACTCGCATTTTCCCGCATCCTGAAAAGCACCTTTCTGGAAATCCCCCGACTTGCCTGCCTGAATCTGCATGCCTCCCTTCTTCCCTGGGGCCGCGGAGCCAGCCCGATCCAGCAGGCCATTCTGGAGGGACTGCCCCGATCCGGGTGGACAGCCATGAAGATGGACGAAGGACTCGATACCGGAGAGATTCTGGAACAGCATCCCCTTGAAATTGCTTCTCGCTGGACCGCAGGGGACCTTCAGGAGGCACTGAAGGAGACATCCGCGGGCTTTCTCATGGAAGTTCTCCAGAAATGGAGGGCCGGGGAAATTCAGTCTTCCCCGCAAAAGGAGGAAGAGGCCACTCATTGCCCGAAGATTCCTGCTTCTGCAGGGGCGATCGACTGGAATCGGAACGCTGTCGAACTGGAGCGCAGAATCCGGGCTTTTGATCCTGCCCCCGGCTCCTGGTGCAGAAGGGAAGGGAAGCGTCTGGGCATTCTGAACGCAGAGATTCTTAGCGAGGACGAAACTACCCGTCCCGGAGAGGTTCTCTCTGCGTCGGATGAGGGTCTTGATGTTAGCTGTGGGAAGGGAGTGCTGAGGATCCTGCACCTGCGTCCTGAGGGCCGCAAGGCGCAAGCGGTCGCCGATTACCTTCGAGGCCGTCCCCTGGCGGCTGGCAGCATTCTGGAGCAGGGATGA
- the def gene encoding peptide deformylase, with translation MDLSLSYFGDPFLRKATREVSEFGDPLRAWLPRMVEIMRAEAGVGLAANQVGLDLCFCIVIANVDEEDRERDEILLMANPRILEKSRKEVLIEEGCLSIPGIREDVRRPDRIRVRFHDIEGELRELETGNFLSRVIQHEVDHLDGLLFVDRLSSAKQALLKKKLAEIREEHSD, from the coding sequence ATGGATCTGTCCCTGTCCTATTTCGGAGATCCCTTTCTCAGGAAAGCCACTCGCGAGGTCAGCGAGTTTGGAGATCCGCTGCGTGCCTGGCTCCCCAGAATGGTGGAGATCATGAGAGCAGAGGCGGGAGTTGGTCTGGCGGCCAACCAGGTGGGACTGGATCTGTGCTTCTGCATCGTGATTGCGAATGTGGACGAAGAAGACAGGGAAAGGGACGAGATTCTTCTGATGGCAAATCCCCGGATACTGGAGAAGTCCCGGAAAGAGGTCCTGATCGAAGAGGGCTGTCTTTCCATTCCGGGGATTCGGGAAGATGTTCGTCGTCCCGACAGGATTCGGGTACGATTTCATGATATCGAAGGAGAGCTTCGGGAACTGGAGACAGGAAATTTCCTTTCCCGGGTTATCCAGCATGAGGTGGATCATCTCGACGGTCTCCTCTTTGTCGACCGTCTCAGTTCCGCAAAACAGGCTCTCCTGAAAAAGAAACTGGCGGAAATTCGCGAAGAGCACTCCGACTGA
- the yajC gene encoding preprotein translocase subunit YajC has product MSFFLQTAAPAPMMGNFLFLGLMFAVFFFLIIRPQQKRAKEHRALLEGLSRGDKVMTSGGIFGTVDSVKDNVVVLKISENTKIEILKDNVSAKTS; this is encoded by the coding sequence GTGAGTTTCTTTCTCCAGACTGCCGCACCCGCTCCCATGATGGGAAACTTCCTCTTTTTGGGCCTTATGTTTGCGGTCTTTTTCTTCCTGATCATCCGTCCCCAGCAAAAGAGGGCGAAGGAACATCGCGCCCTACTGGAAGGCCTTTCCCGGGGCGACAAGGTGATGACTTCCGGCGGGATTTTCGGAACTGTCGACAGCGTGAAGGACAATGTCGTGGTTCTGAAGATCAGCGAAAACACGAAAATTGAAATCCTCAAGGACAATGTGTCCGCGAAGACCTCCTGA
- the tgt gene encoding tRNA guanosine(34) transglycosylase Tgt produces MKPFFELQACCPETGARAGILHTDHGDIPTPIFMPVGTQATVKSLGSQSLRDLDASVILANTYHLYLRPGTEILEEAGGIHRFMSWDRPVLTDSGGFQVYSLSELNRISEEGVDFRSHLSGAKHFLSPEDIIHAQASIGADIIMPLDECMPYPVDRSYAEDSTSRTLRWAKRSRDTLGSSFQHHGYQQRLFGIVQGSTFPVLRRESVERTVELDFPGYSIGGLAVGEPKEEMLDLAELCAGLLPADRPRYLMGVGFPEDLLRMVCRGIDMFDCVMPSRNARKGTLFTRKGRLVVRNAPYARDFEAVDPECACPCCRNYSRAYLRHLFKAGEILGMQLATLHNLYFYLDLMRKMREAILEGRLSAFVKDFFLDYEMATEK; encoded by the coding sequence ATGAAGCCCTTTTTTGAACTGCAGGCTTGCTGCCCGGAAACCGGAGCGCGTGCGGGCATCCTCCACACGGATCATGGTGACATCCCCACGCCGATCTTTATGCCGGTGGGGACGCAGGCCACGGTCAAGTCACTGGGCTCACAAAGCCTGCGGGACCTGGATGCTTCGGTCATTCTCGCCAATACCTATCATCTTTATCTCCGGCCCGGCACGGAGATTCTGGAGGAGGCCGGCGGGATCCATCGCTTCATGTCCTGGGATCGTCCGGTGCTGACAGACAGCGGAGGATTTCAGGTCTACTCGCTCTCGGAACTGAACAGGATCAGCGAAGAGGGGGTGGATTTCCGCAGCCACCTGAGCGGAGCAAAGCACTTCCTGAGTCCTGAAGATATTATCCATGCTCAGGCCTCCATCGGAGCGGATATTATCATGCCTCTCGATGAGTGCATGCCCTATCCCGTGGACCGGAGTTATGCTGAAGATTCCACATCCCGTACCCTGCGTTGGGCGAAAAGGAGCCGGGACACTCTTGGCAGCTCTTTCCAGCACCACGGTTATCAGCAGCGTCTTTTCGGGATTGTGCAGGGATCGACCTTTCCGGTTCTTCGGCGGGAGAGTGTAGAGAGAACCGTGGAACTGGATTTTCCCGGTTACTCCATCGGCGGACTGGCCGTCGGGGAGCCGAAAGAGGAGATGCTGGACCTTGCAGAACTCTGCGCAGGGCTTCTTCCGGCCGATCGTCCTCGCTATCTGATGGGAGTCGGTTTCCCGGAGGATCTACTGCGAATGGTCTGTCGCGGGATCGACATGTTTGATTGCGTAATGCCCAGCCGGAATGCAAGGAAGGGCACGCTCTTTACACGCAAGGGGCGGCTGGTGGTGAGGAACGCTCCCTACGCACGAGATTTTGAAGCGGTCGATCCGGAATGTGCCTGCCCCTGTTGCCGCAACTACAGTCGTGCTTATCTGCGCCATCTCTTCAAGGCTGGTGAGATCCTCGGGATGCAACTTGCAACTCTCCACAACCTGTACTTTTATCTGGATCTGATGCGAAAGATGCGGGAAGCTATCCTCGAAGGTCGACTTTCCGCATTTGTGAAGGACTTCTTTCTCGATTACGAGATGGCTACTGAAAAATGA
- the queA gene encoding tRNA preQ1(34) S-adenosylmethionine ribosyltransferase-isomerase QueA: MSSTLGDYDFSLPPALIAQRPAEKRDASRLLVMNRSDGGLDHRHFHDLSRYLDKGDMLIVNNARVLPARFQGQREGSGGKAEILLHRPMPDGSWLALIRPSKRMKPGSFFVGAGGLRIRIAEEVEESRRVFLESPESWEEAMSLAGEIPLPPYIERSADERDRKDYQTLFASEPGAVAAPTAGLHFSEALLEKLRDQGVRRGELSLFVGPGTFLPVRSENLEEHPMHREAFQLRAELRREMEEVRAAGKRVLAVGTTVVRALESLSEEEWNSSEDLSSDTQLFIRPPFQFRRVDGMITNFHLPRSTLLMLVSAFCGREALLLAYREAVDRGYRFYSYGDAMLISDGGSK, translated from the coding sequence GTGAGTTCGACTCTTGGGGACTACGATTTTTCTCTTCCGCCTGCCCTGATTGCCCAAAGACCCGCGGAGAAGAGAGACGCAAGCCGACTGCTTGTCATGAACCGTTCCGATGGCGGTCTCGATCATCGGCATTTCCACGATCTGTCCCGGTATCTGGATAAGGGCGACATGCTCATCGTCAACAATGCGAGAGTCCTTCCGGCCCGGTTTCAGGGGCAGAGAGAAGGGAGCGGGGGAAAGGCGGAAATTCTCCTTCATCGACCGATGCCGGACGGATCCTGGTTGGCTCTGATTCGCCCTTCAAAGCGAATGAAACCCGGCTCCTTTTTTGTCGGTGCTGGAGGATTGCGGATTCGTATCGCTGAGGAAGTGGAAGAGAGCCGCCGGGTCTTTCTTGAAAGTCCGGAGAGTTGGGAAGAAGCCATGTCCCTGGCAGGGGAGATTCCCCTGCCGCCCTACATCGAGCGCAGTGCAGATGAACGCGACCGGAAAGACTATCAGACGCTCTTTGCCAGTGAGCCGGGAGCGGTGGCGGCCCCAACGGCAGGCCTTCACTTCAGCGAAGCACTTCTTGAAAAACTTCGGGATCAAGGAGTTCGAAGGGGAGAACTGTCTCTCTTTGTCGGACCGGGGACTTTCCTTCCCGTTCGCAGCGAGAATCTGGAGGAGCATCCGATGCACCGGGAAGCCTTTCAACTCCGCGCCGAACTCCGAAGAGAGATGGAGGAGGTTCGGGCTGCGGGGAAACGGGTGCTGGCCGTGGGGACTACGGTCGTTCGTGCCCTCGAATCCTTGAGCGAAGAGGAGTGGAACTCTTCGGAGGACCTGTCTTCGGATACCCAACTTTTCATCCGTCCTCCTTTTCAGTTCCGCAGGGTCGACGGGATGATTACCAATTTTCATCTTCCCCGCTCCACCCTGCTTATGCTGGTTTCTGCCTTTTGCGGGAGGGAAGCACTGCTCTTGGCCTATCGGGAAGCCGTGGATCGCGGCTACCGTTTCTATTCCTATGGGGATGCCATGTTGATCAGCGATGGGGGAAGCAAATGA
- the ruvB gene encoding Holliday junction branch migration DNA helicase RuvB, with amino-acid sequence MAQEETRISNPVAAAPERREETSLRPRSMDDFVGQKALKDNLRVFIQAARGRGDALDHVLLYGPPGLGKTTLAGILAEELGVPFKSTSSPVFQSPAELVGLLTQLEERQVLFLDEIHRLNRVIEEHLYPAMEDYRCELIVDRGPNARQYSLPLPPFTLVGATTRAGMITSPLRSRFGVVARLEFYSPEELTRILVRSARILELESDEDSLEIIASRSRGTPRIANRLLRRLRDFAEVEGSGRVTREIAEFGLERLGVDASGLDEMDRRILRTLIEHHGGGPVGASTLAMALAEEVETLEDVYEPYLIQQGFLNRTRRGRVATARAWEQLGLTPPDRSTSPGLFEDPA; translated from the coding sequence ATGGCACAGGAAGAGACTCGCATTTCCAATCCAGTAGCGGCGGCTCCCGAGAGGCGAGAGGAAACCTCTCTCCGCCCGCGAAGTATGGATGATTTCGTAGGCCAGAAAGCCCTGAAGGACAATCTCCGTGTCTTTATCCAGGCTGCCCGAGGCAGGGGCGATGCTCTGGATCATGTTCTCCTTTATGGACCTCCGGGTCTCGGCAAGACCACTCTGGCCGGCATTCTTGCAGAGGAGTTGGGGGTTCCCTTCAAGTCCACCAGTAGTCCGGTTTTCCAGAGCCCTGCGGAGTTGGTCGGACTCTTGACACAACTGGAAGAGCGGCAGGTTCTCTTCCTTGACGAAATCCATCGACTGAACCGGGTCATTGAGGAACACCTCTACCCGGCCATGGAAGACTATCGATGTGAACTGATCGTGGATCGAGGGCCGAACGCACGGCAGTACAGCCTTCCCCTTCCTCCTTTCACTCTGGTGGGAGCGACCACTCGCGCCGGCATGATTACTTCTCCTCTTCGAAGCCGCTTCGGAGTGGTAGCTCGTCTGGAGTTCTATTCCCCGGAGGAATTGACCAGGATTCTTGTACGCAGTGCCCGTATTCTGGAACTGGAGTCCGATGAGGACAGTCTGGAGATCATTGCGAGCCGAAGCCGTGGCACGCCGAGAATCGCCAATCGCCTCCTGCGTCGCTTGCGGGATTTCGCAGAAGTCGAGGGCAGTGGGCGTGTCACCCGCGAGATTGCCGAGTTTGGACTGGAGCGACTGGGCGTGGATGCGAGTGGTCTGGATGAGATGGATCGACGGATCCTTCGCACCCTGATCGAGCATCACGGGGGCGGCCCTGTGGGTGCCTCCACCCTTGCTATGGCTCTGGCCGAGGAAGTGGAAACTCTGGAAGATGTCTATGAGCCCTATCTGATTCAGCAGGGCTTTCTCAACAGAACTCGCAGGGGGCGTGTGGCCACGGCGAGAGCCTGGGAGCAATTGGGTTTGACTCCTCCGGATCGCTCGACTTCCCCCGGACTCTTTGAGGATCCTGCGTGA
- the ruvA gene encoding Holliday junction branch migration protein RuvA: protein MIDSLRGILRASGENLILSAGPVSFLLHSSQRSRDELLRESGAQEVFVTLLIREDRMELVAFARRDERDLYRILTAISGVGTRLALSILSTLSVEELAGAVRAGDERLLSTVPGVGRKKASRLLLELKDRLESFLPADLSATVSSAKGDPRREEVLMALEGLGIPRTEAARLFDTLPRDENLPVEGLIREALKAGAKV, encoded by the coding sequence ATGATCGACTCCCTGAGAGGTATTCTGCGAGCCAGTGGAGAGAATCTCATCCTCAGTGCAGGGCCGGTTTCTTTTCTGCTCCATAGTTCCCAACGGAGCCGTGATGAGCTTCTTCGGGAAAGCGGGGCTCAGGAGGTCTTTGTCACTCTGCTGATCCGGGAAGACCGCATGGAACTGGTGGCCTTTGCACGCAGGGATGAACGGGACCTCTACCGGATTCTTACAGCGATCTCCGGAGTGGGAACTCGTCTGGCTCTTTCCATCCTTTCCACCCTGTCTGTGGAAGAACTGGCCGGAGCCGTGCGTGCCGGCGACGAGCGGCTTCTCTCCACGGTTCCGGGAGTAGGGCGCAAGAAGGCCAGTAGACTGCTTCTGGAATTGAAAGACCGTCTGGAGAGTTTCCTTCCTGCGGATCTTTCTGCGACAGTTTCTTCCGCAAAGGGCGATCCCCGGCGCGAAGAGGTACTCATGGCACTTGAGGGTCTGGGGATTCCCCGGACTGAGGCGGCTCGTCTTTTTGACACTCTGCCCCGGGACGAAAACCTGCCGGTTGAGGGTCTGATTCGGGAGGCCCTGAAGGCAGGAGCAAAGGTCTAG
- the ruvC gene encoding crossover junction endodeoxyribonuclease RuvC, which yields MPRILGIDPGLRHTGFALIDCEGSLFRHIDSGVISPDPKLEIQDRLLILHQGILDVLKRHSPDACAVENVFYHKNPKSMLLLGQAQAASVIAVASAEIPLTGYAPREIKFALTGQGSAEKEQVRFMVERILGIGLKDLPDDQSDALAVAICHAGRAKEAHA from the coding sequence ATGCCCCGAATCCTCGGTATCGATCCCGGCCTGAGGCACACGGGTTTTGCCTTGATCGACTGCGAGGGTTCCCTCTTCCGTCACATTGACTCCGGGGTTATTTCCCCCGATCCAAAACTGGAGATCCAGGATAGGCTTCTGATCCTCCACCAGGGGATCCTGGATGTTCTCAAACGCCACTCTCCCGATGCATGCGCCGTAGAAAATGTCTTCTATCACAAGAACCCAAAGAGTATGCTCCTTCTGGGACAGGCGCAGGCTGCCTCTGTGATTGCGGTGGCCAGCGCAGAGATTCCCCTGACGGGTTATGCGCCCCGGGAGATCAAGTTTGCCCTGACCGGGCAGGGAAGCGCAGAAAAGGAGCAGGTGCGGTTTATGGTGGAGAGAATCCTCGGGATTGGCCTCAAGGATTTACCGGATGACCAGAGCGATGCGCTGGCAGTGGCAATCTGCCATGCGGGTCGTGCCAAAGAGGCCCACGCATGA
- a CDS encoding YebC/PmpR family DNA-binding transcriptional regulator → MSGHSKWSTIKHKKARLDARRGKVFTKLIREITVAAKMGGGDPEMNPRLRTAIAAGKAANMPLENITRAVKKGTGELEGVIYDEITYEGYGPGGVAILLDTLTDNKNRTAAEVRHVFGKYNGKMAEPGAVAWIFEKRGVIRIATEGLEEDEFMMAALEAGAEDIQPEGDSFQVISLVENFNVVQKNLEADYEFESVGLENLPKTTVAVEESEAAGVLRLLEMLEDLDDAQKVTANFDIDDEVIEKLAEE, encoded by the coding sequence ATGTCCGGTCATTCCAAATGGTCTACAATCAAGCACAAGAAGGCCCGCCTCGACGCACGTCGGGGCAAGGTCTTTACCAAGCTGATTCGTGAAATCACGGTGGCCGCCAAGATGGGTGGCGGCGATCCGGAGATGAATCCCCGGCTTCGCACGGCCATTGCCGCAGGCAAGGCTGCGAACATGCCACTCGAAAACATCACCCGTGCAGTCAAGAAGGGAACCGGCGAACTGGAAGGGGTGATCTACGATGAGATCACCTACGAAGGTTATGGTCCGGGAGGCGTTGCCATCCTTCTAGACACCCTGACGGACAACAAGAATCGCACGGCTGCTGAAGTGCGCCATGTCTTCGGAAAGTACAATGGCAAGATGGCAGAACCGGGTGCGGTGGCCTGGATCTTTGAAAAGCGGGGAGTCATCCGGATTGCCACAGAAGGGCTGGAGGAAGACGAGTTCATGATGGCCGCCCTGGAAGCTGGAGCCGAGGATATCCAGCCGGAGGGGGACAGCTTTCAGGTCATCAGCCTTGTTGAAAACTTCAACGTGGTTCAGAAAAATCTCGAGGCAGATTATGAATTCGAATCCGTGGGACTTGAGAATCTCCCAAAGACCACGGTGGCCGTTGAGGAATCAGAGGCAGCCGGTGTTCTTCGCCTTCTGGAAATGCTCGAAGACCTTGATGATGCACAAAAAGTGACCGCCAACTTTGATATCGACGACGAGGTCATCGAGAAACTCGCAGAAGAATAA